A single window of Candidatus Zixiibacteriota bacterium DNA harbors:
- the sufC gene encoding Fe-S cluster assembly ATPase SufC, with product MSDKQVLFEFKDIHVEVEGKEVVKGASLRINKGEIHAIMGPNGSGKSSLSNALMGHPAYQITVGKAVLDGAEINELEADERSRAGLFLAFQYPLAIPGVTVANFLRTALIAHRGKEADMSDYRKLLKGHMADLQIDQQFAARYLNDGFSGGEKKRIEILQMAVLNPKMAILDETDSGLDIDALKTVAQGINRFHTKDNAILLVTHYQRLLDYVKPDFVHVMMDGKLVKSGGTELALKLEDQGYNWIEESLGQKVGVL from the coding sequence ATGTCAGACAAACAAGTCTTGTTTGAATTCAAGGACATTCATGTTGAAGTTGAGGGTAAGGAAGTCGTAAAAGGGGCTTCGCTTAGAATAAATAAAGGGGAAATTCATGCCATCATGGGTCCCAACGGCAGTGGAAAATCATCACTGTCAAATGCTCTCATGGGTCATCCGGCCTACCAAATAACAGTCGGAAAGGCCGTGCTTGATGGAGCCGAGATAAATGAGCTTGAGGCCGATGAGCGTTCACGCGCCGGGCTTTTCCTCGCTTTTCAGTATCCCTTGGCGATACCGGGAGTTACCGTCGCAAACTTTCTCCGCACGGCATTGATTGCCCATCGAGGGAAAGAGGCCGATATGTCTGATTACCGCAAACTGCTCAAGGGCCACATGGCCGATTTGCAGATTGACCAGCAGTTTGCCGCGAGGTACTTAAATGATGGTTTCTCAGGTGGTGAGAAGAAACGAATTGAGATTCTTCAGATGGCGGTGCTCAATCCAAAAATGGCGATTCTGGATGAAACCGATTCGGGCCTCGATATCGACGCGCTCAAGACTGTCGCGCAGGGGATAAACAGATTCCACACGAAAGATAACGCGATCCTTCTGGTGACGCACTATCAGCGTTTGCTGGATTATGTCAAACCGGACTTTGTGCATGTTATGATGGATGGAAAATTAGTCAAATCCGGGGGCACGGAACTGGCCCTCAAACTAGAAGATCAGGGATATAACTGGATCGAGGAATCACTCGGCCAGAAAGTAGGAGTACTTTAA
- a CDS encoding SPOR domain-containing protein, whose translation MKKHDLIYKARRSFALSALCFALCAATPLTLSADENASRKDKRGYDPLELPQDKRIVPVKQKISKTDTPLSTFIAKPSTLSTDTAVKPDVSTKGDSLKSQVFRVQLLTSELFSEARKAALVAEEIFDQPVYTDYEVPNFKVRVGNFESRAQAESYQQKAKGAGYANAWVVPVTTGVKQAARLYQDSMKLYDSLSVRDSSGTNDGR comes from the coding sequence ATGAAAAAACACGATCTTATTTATAAAGCGCGGCGTTCATTTGCCTTGTCTGCTTTGTGCTTTGCGCTCTGCGCTGCAACGCCACTTACGCTTTCTGCCGATGAAAATGCTTCCAGAAAAGACAAGCGCGGGTATGACCCATTGGAGCTTCCTCAAGACAAACGAATCGTCCCCGTGAAGCAGAAAATATCAAAGACAGATACTCCTCTATCTACTTTTATAGCAAAGCCTTCGACGCTTTCTACTGATACCGCTGTTAAACCGGATGTCTCCACAAAGGGAGATAGTTTAAAAAGCCAAGTCTTTCGCGTACAGTTGCTGACGAGCGAATTGTTCAGCGAAGCCCGAAAGGCGGCCCTCGTTGCCGAAGAAATATTTGACCAGCCTGTTTATACTGATTACGAGGTCCCCAATTTCAAAGTCCGTGTTGGAAACTTTGAATCCCGTGCCCAAGCCGAGTCATATCAACAAAAAGCAAAAGGGGCAGGTTACGCGAATGCCTGGGTTGTCCCAGTAACTACCGGAGTTAAACAAGCGGCTCGTCTCTATCAAGATTCTATGAAACTCTACGATTCGCTTTCAGTTCGAGATTCGTCGGGAACGAATGATGGCCGCTGA
- a CDS encoding L-threonylcarbamoyladenylate synthase — translation MMAADIIEVIGNKITPEVIKQICMILQNHGLVVAPTETRYGLLIRADRKETLKKLFELKKRPMTSPTAIFVKNKADLFEYGEQSDSASILAEKFLPGPLTMILKAKAPIEPEILKDGKIGLRLSSSPIIQSIMDGVNFPVSATSANRTGSPDHSTIVEIRAELGDEVDLYLDGGALTGKTSTVVDCSVNPPVVLREGAIASSLIYSHLKLGKYHG, via the coding sequence ATGATGGCCGCTGACATTATAGAGGTGATAGGGAATAAAATTACGCCGGAGGTCATAAAGCAAATCTGCATGATATTGCAAAATCACGGCCTTGTTGTTGCGCCTACAGAAACACGTTACGGTCTTCTTATTCGAGCTGACCGAAAAGAGACATTGAAGAAACTGTTTGAATTAAAGAAACGCCCCATGACTTCTCCTACAGCCATTTTTGTTAAAAATAAAGCAGATCTTTTTGAATACGGCGAGCAGTCGGATTCGGCTTCTATTTTGGCGGAAAAATTCCTGCCGGGGCCACTGACTATGATTCTCAAAGCCAAGGCCCCAATTGAACCTGAAATCCTGAAAGATGGAAAGATCGGACTTCGATTGTCTTCGTCTCCGATTATTCAGTCAATTATGGATGGTGTTAATTTTCCGGTGAGCGCGACATCGGCCAATAGAACCGGAAGCCCCGACCATAGCACAATCGTTGAAATTCGAGCCGAACTTGGAGACGAAGTCGATCTCTACCTTGATGGCGGCGCACTGACTGGTAAAACATCAACCGTGGTCGATTGCAGTGTCAACCCTCCGGTTGTTTTGCGCGAAGGAGCCATTGCATCATCGTTGATTTATTCCCATCTTAAATTGGGAAAGTATCATGGCTAA
- a CDS encoding sugar phosphate nucleotidyltransferase: MVYGVIMAGGKGERFWPLSRAERPKQFLALTSDKTMLVETIERVRPLIPEDNIRIVTGQSMTRLILDNNSNLSNKHILTEPIGRNTCLAIGLAAIHLIQTDPKAVMVVLSADHLIRPAEKLLDILTDSAALAQAEDKLITIGIVPTRPETGYGYIRLGELYKNQGDSVIYQVAAFVEKPKAPLAQEYYFSRKYLWNSGMFIWSANSILNAINQCQPEIGNLLSTYAKHVGTPNEEQARTELYDKTMSISIDYAVLEKANNVVVMKADIIWDDIGSWTALERYKDQDSDNNVLIGETATVETYETTVYNDEEGIVATLGVSDLVVVRSANITLVAHKTKIGQIKELLAKLNADEKTRSYL; the protein is encoded by the coding sequence GTGGTCTACGGTGTCATAATGGCAGGCGGAAAAGGGGAACGTTTTTGGCCTCTTTCGAGGGCTGAGCGTCCTAAACAATTTCTTGCCCTTACATCAGACAAAACAATGCTTGTCGAGACTATCGAACGAGTTCGTCCACTCATCCCGGAAGACAATATCCGAATAGTCACCGGCCAATCGATGACCCGGCTGATTCTTGACAACAATTCGAATCTTTCGAATAAACATATTTTAACCGAGCCAATCGGACGCAACACTTGTCTTGCGATCGGCTTGGCCGCTATTCATCTGATTCAAACCGACCCAAAAGCTGTTATGGTAGTGCTCTCAGCTGACCATTTGATCCGACCCGCAGAAAAGCTACTTGATATTCTTACTGATAGCGCAGCGCTGGCTCAGGCTGAAGACAAACTCATTACGATCGGAATTGTCCCGACACGACCCGAGACGGGTTACGGCTATATCAGGCTTGGCGAGCTCTATAAGAATCAGGGCGATTCGGTTATCTATCAGGTTGCGGCTTTTGTAGAAAAACCCAAAGCCCCTCTGGCTCAGGAATACTATTTCAGCAGAAAGTACCTATGGAATAGCGGAATGTTCATCTGGTCAGCCAACTCGATCCTGAACGCAATCAACCAGTGCCAACCGGAGATAGGAAACCTTCTTTCAACATACGCCAAACATGTCGGAACTCCGAATGAAGAGCAGGCGCGAACTGAGCTATATGACAAGACGATGTCCATATCTATTGATTATGCAGTTTTGGAAAAGGCTAATAATGTGGTAGTTATGAAGGCCGATATTATCTGGGATGATATCGGCTCATGGACTGCTCTTGAGCGCTACAAAGATCAGGATTCAGACAACAATGTCTTGATCGGCGAGACAGCAACTGTCGAAACGTATGAGACAACGGTATATAATGACGAAGAAGGAATAGTGGCCACTCTTGGTGTTTCCGATTTGGTCGTCGTACGATCGGCAAACATAACCTTGGTGGCTCACAAAACCAAAATTGGCCAAATCAAAGAGCTTCTGGCTAAGCTGAACGCCGATGAAAAAACACGATCTTATTTATAA
- a CDS encoding low molecular weight protein arginine phosphatase, with protein MAKKYTIMFVCTGNTCRSPMAAGALQVLLNKKRQGKFSVISSGISASYKSPATRFASEVVKMWDADISDHESQLLTADLIERSDLILAMAPEHYKEILRLDPEAVDKVFLFKNFPDQSPVGDGVDDPVGQSLDRYNETFLEIGEYLGKNLDEIIRRIDGAVHAV; from the coding sequence ATGGCTAAAAAGTATACGATTATGTTCGTCTGTACCGGTAACACCTGCCGCTCCCCTATGGCTGCAGGAGCGCTTCAGGTGCTGCTTAACAAAAAACGTCAGGGAAAATTCAGTGTTATCTCTTCCGGCATTTCTGCATCCTATAAATCTCCAGCTACGCGTTTCGCGAGCGAAGTGGTCAAAATGTGGGATGCTGATATTTCCGACCATGAGTCGCAATTGCTAACAGCAGACCTGATCGAGAGATCCGATCTTATTTTAGCAATGGCGCCTGAGCATTACAAGGAAATTTTGCGTCTCGATCCGGAAGCTGTCGATAAGGTTTTTCTCTTCAAAAATTTCCCTGATCAAAGTCCTGTCGGCGACGGTGTCGATGACCCTGTAGGGCAATCCCTCGACCGCTATAATGAAACCTTTCTTGAAATAGGCGAATATCTCGGCAAAAACTTGGATGAGATTATTCGGCGAATTGATGGAGCCGTGCATGCGGTTTAA
- a CDS encoding Rrf2 family transcriptional regulator, with protein MRITAVEEFGLRCLLSLAKEGAYSQLSIADIAEREGISVPYASKLLSLLRKANLVVAVRGRTGGFTIARHPSEITLFEVLTTLGGPLLDPNHCTRYSGLGYTCVHIGDCSIHPVLVGLAGYLKDFLIGTTIEDLINRDTLASLKRKVVTATTLGLEARK; from the coding sequence ATGAGAATAACAGCTGTCGAAGAATTTGGATTGCGATGCCTCCTAAGTCTGGCAAAAGAGGGGGCATATTCGCAGCTTTCTATTGCTGATATAGCCGAGCGAGAAGGAATCTCAGTGCCCTATGCATCGAAACTTCTCTCGCTTTTACGAAAGGCCAATTTGGTGGTAGCAGTACGTGGCAGAACAGGCGGGTTCACCATTGCCCGCCATCCCAGCGAAATTACATTGTTCGAAGTTCTAACCACGCTCGGCGGGCCGCTCTTAGACCCCAACCACTGCACACGTTATTCGGGACTTGGCTATACCTGCGTACATATCGGCGACTGCTCGATCCATCCTGTGCTTGTCGGCTTGGCTGGATATCTTAAGGATTTTTTGATTGGAACGACAATCGAAGATTTGATAAACCGCGATACCCTTGCCTCGCTGAAGCGAAAAGTAGTGACAGCGACAACCTTGGGACTGGAGGCCAGAAAATAA
- a CDS encoding DUF3108 domain-containing protein: protein MRFKFSLKKSISWVLLVIAISPVVYLFSSQLGIADPSSESAPSTGGMTLDTRFVENVAFGVGEKFTFDVNYGFINAGTATMEVASLVEFEERPSYQIVTRANSNDFFSGMFKVDDRVESIMDAAGLFSWRFEKRLREGGYSNDRVYVFDQRNFTVDYEDSLYTLEPFSQDALTSLYYVRTQPLQVGKSVFMDSFVDGKILKLEVKVVKKEKITVDAGTFNCFVVEPLTAAVGVFKNEGKITIWLTDDYLRMPVLMKSKVLIGSISAELTKYSLGEISEF from the coding sequence ATGCGGTTTAAATTCAGCCTAAAAAAATCCATATCGTGGGTTCTTTTAGTTATTGCAATCAGCCCAGTCGTCTATCTTTTCTCAAGTCAGCTTGGTATTGCCGATCCGTCATCTGAAAGTGCGCCTTCAACTGGTGGGATGACTCTCGATACAAGATTTGTGGAAAATGTCGCCTTCGGTGTAGGCGAAAAGTTTACTTTCGATGTCAACTATGGGTTCATAAACGCCGGGACGGCGACGATGGAAGTAGCTTCGCTTGTCGAATTTGAAGAGCGTCCGTCGTATCAAATTGTCACCCGCGCAAATTCAAATGATTTCTTCTCCGGCATGTTCAAAGTAGATGATCGCGTTGAGTCGATAATGGATGCCGCAGGTTTGTTCAGTTGGCGGTTCGAAAAACGATTGCGCGAAGGCGGCTATTCCAATGACCGCGTATATGTCTTTGACCAACGCAATTTTACTGTCGATTATGAGGATAGCCTTTACACGCTTGAACCGTTCAGTCAGGACGCGCTGACATCGCTTTATTATGTTCGTACCCAGCCGCTTCAGGTTGGTAAATCGGTCTTCATGGACAGTTTCGTCGACGGAAAAATCCTTAAATTGGAAGTAAAAGTTGTCAAAAAAGAAAAGATAACAGTCGACGCCGGGACATTTAACTGTTTTGTCGTCGAGCCGCTGACTGCCGCGGTGGGAGTGTTTAAGAATGAAGGTAAAATCACAATCTGGCTAACTGATGATTACTTGCGTATGCCAGTATTGATGAAATCGAAAGTTCTCATCGGCTCCATTTCAGCCGAACTGACCAAATATTCCCTCGGCGAAATCAGCGAGTTTTAA